Proteins encoded in a region of the Nicotiana tomentosiformis chromosome 9, ASM39032v3, whole genome shotgun sequence genome:
- the LOC138899239 gene encoding uncharacterized protein, with translation MHKTLRVMHATETEGVELASYRLKGVAYSWFEMWEDSREEGSPPMGWSKFADAFIDHFLPAETKAARAVEFETLKQGCKSMWEYHMEFVRLSKYVAHMMPTMETRVRRFVQGLSPLVINEAATAALNSDMNYGRMVAFSQATEAPMLKLRMERESSSRARSAGNLGDSFEGGRSTLRGGSSGSSQSYAQSSASASPLGHS, from the coding sequence atgcataagactctccgagttatgcatgctacggagacagagggagtagagttggcctcctatcgtctgaaaggggtggcatattcctggtttgagatgtgggaggattcccgtgaggaggggagccctccgatGGGATGGAGTAAGTTtgcggatgccttcatagaccatttcttgcctgccgagactaaggcagcccgtgctgtggagtttgagacccttaaacagggtTGTAAGAGTATGTGGGAATATCATATGGAGTTTGTGCGCCTGTCAAAGTATGTTGctcatatgatgccgactatggagactagggtgcgtcgatttgtgcagggccttagccctttggttattaatgaggctgccacagctgctctaaattctgacatgaactatggaaggaTGGTGGCATTTTCCCAAGCTACGGAGGCTCCAATgttaaagctcaggatggaacgggaaagtagtagtagggcccgatcagcgggcaaccttggggattcatTCGAAGGTGGGAGATCAACTTTacggggaggatcatcagggtcatcccagtcttatgctcagtcttcagctagtgcctcGCCATTAGGGCACAGTTAG